In Planctomycetia bacterium, the following are encoded in one genomic region:
- a CDS encoding protein kinase, with protein sequence MNSTTCPDAAELSRFAIGDLPVASLNGVAEHIEQCDLCRGVLESLEETDDPLVSGLRDVDDSTLPAEGLRAQWIAAAMSVRRTGGVGMSRSADGAMRFGKFELLEELGCGSFGHVFRARDTELDRTVAIKILRAGEFADEHDVERLLREARSAAQLKHAGIVALFDIGQTADGAYFLVEEFIEGTTLAACMAHQRYDVQRSVRLAADVADALDYAHHQGIIHRDIKPSNIMLDLEGRSHLMDFGLAKREGDETAMTLDGQVLGTPAYMSPEQARGESRSVDARSDIYSLGVVLYELLTGERPFRGNRRMLLLHVLEDEPRPLRQLNDKVPRDLETVCLKAMAKSPSRRYATAAEFAADLRRWSRGESIQARPIGAHQRLWLWCRRNPMPASLLVAVTLGSAFGFWHLSRLSEYLVRSTALESVKQQAEMLEEIDKMYTTEVVERLAPLKIEITHDYRTKSSTAIPLPATLNIDLGQRVSEKSASGMQVRLYSDHPFKSRAGGGPKDDFERYALTALAADSSQPIDRFETYQGRPSLRFAKARLMAEGCVRCHNQHNESTKKNWKAGELGGVLEIIRPLDQDIARTHAGLRGTFILVASISGSLLTLSALVAWLRNRARKLTGTG encoded by the coding sequence ATGAATTCGACTACGTGCCCGGACGCCGCCGAACTGTCGCGCTTCGCGATCGGGGATCTCCCCGTCGCGTCGTTGAACGGCGTCGCCGAGCACATCGAGCAGTGCGACCTCTGCCGAGGCGTGCTCGAATCGCTCGAAGAAACCGACGACCCACTCGTTTCCGGCTTGCGCGACGTCGACGATTCGACGCTGCCGGCCGAGGGGTTGCGTGCGCAATGGATCGCCGCGGCCATGTCGGTTCGCAGGACGGGCGGAGTCGGCATGTCGCGCTCGGCCGACGGCGCCATGCGGTTCGGCAAGTTCGAGCTGCTCGAAGAGTTGGGCTGCGGCTCGTTCGGCCATGTATTTCGCGCGCGCGATACGGAGCTCGACCGGACGGTCGCGATCAAAATTCTTCGCGCCGGCGAGTTCGCCGACGAGCACGACGTCGAGCGATTGCTGCGCGAAGCGCGCAGCGCCGCGCAATTGAAACATGCGGGCATCGTCGCGTTGTTCGACATCGGTCAGACGGCGGACGGAGCCTATTTTCTGGTCGAAGAGTTCATCGAAGGGACGACGCTGGCCGCTTGCATGGCGCACCAGCGGTACGACGTCCAGCGCTCGGTTCGGCTGGCGGCGGATGTCGCCGATGCTTTGGACTACGCCCATCATCAAGGGATCATCCATCGCGATATCAAGCCGTCGAACATCATGCTCGATCTCGAAGGTCGGTCGCATCTGATGGACTTCGGCCTCGCCAAGCGCGAAGGAGATGAAACGGCGATGACGCTCGACGGCCAAGTGCTCGGCACGCCGGCGTATATGTCGCCGGAGCAGGCCCGCGGGGAGTCTCGCAGCGTCGATGCACGGAGCGATATCTACAGCCTCGGCGTAGTGCTGTATGAACTGCTGACCGGCGAGCGACCGTTTCGGGGCAATCGACGGATGCTCCTGCTGCACGTCTTGGAAGACGAGCCGCGCCCCTTGCGGCAACTGAACGACAAAGTTCCTCGCGACTTGGAGACGGTCTGTCTGAAGGCGATGGCGAAGTCGCCGAGCCGGCGCTACGCCACGGCCGCCGAATTCGCCGCAGACCTGCGCCGCTGGTCGCGCGGCGAATCGATTCAGGCTCGTCCGATCGGAGCTCATCAACGCTTGTGGCTCTGGTGTCGCCGCAACCCGATGCCGGCGAGCCTATTGGTGGCCGTGACGTTAGGTTCGGCGTTCGGCTTTTGGCATCTGTCGCGGTTGTCGGAGTATCTGGTGCGATCGACCGCGCTGGAGAGCGTGAAGCAGCAGGCCGAGATGCTGGAAGAAATCGACAAGATGTACACGACCGAGGTCGTCGAGCGTCTCGCGCCGTTGAAAATCGAGATCACGCATGATTATCGTACGAAATCGTCGACGGCGATTCCGCTGCCGGCGACGTTGAACATCGACCTCGGGCAGCGCGTCAGCGAGAAGAGCGCGTCGGGCATGCAGGTCCGGCTCTACAGCGACCACCCGTTCAAGTCGCGCGCCGGCGGGGGTCCGAAGGATGATTTCGAGCGTTACGCCCTCACGGCCTTGGCGGCAGACTCGAGCCAACCGATCGACCGCTTCGAGACCTACCAGGGGCGCCCGTCGTTGCGCTTCGCCAAGGCCCGGCTCATGGCCGAAGGGTGCGTGCGCTGCCACAACCAACACAACGAAAGCACGAAAAAGAACTGGAAAGCGGGAGAACTGGGGGGCGTTTTGGAGATTATTCGCCCGCTCGATCAAGACATCGCCCGCACACACGCCGGCCTGCGGGGAACCTTCATCC
- a CDS encoding sigma-70 family RNA polymerase sigma factor, whose amino-acid sequence MQATLEPSRSGDESSSHGTSSHGTSRSLIERVRGDELGAWDRLVTLYAPLVAYWCRTRRLGHADTADVFQEVFQAVALHIGDFRREQKLDTFRGWLRTITLNKVNDHFRKLQREPQGIGGSEAQQRLTSLPAPSERSEESSAATPPGNEIPIDSPAEIERTFERNLFRRGLDLIRSEFEPRTWQAFWMTAVDGRATADVAADLAMTSGAVRVAKSRVLHRLRTELGDLRK is encoded by the coding sequence ATGCAAGCCACGCTCGAGCCCAGCCGCAGCGGCGATGAATCGTCGTCGCACGGCACTTCCTCGCACGGCACTTCGCGCAGCCTGATCGAGCGTGTGCGCGGCGACGAGCTCGGCGCTTGGGATCGGCTGGTCACCCTCTATGCTCCGCTCGTGGCCTACTGGTGCCGCACGCGCCGGCTGGGCCATGCCGACACGGCCGACGTGTTCCAAGAAGTTTTCCAAGCGGTCGCGCTGCATATCGGCGACTTCCGCCGTGAGCAGAAGCTCGACACGTTTCGCGGCTGGCTGCGCACGATCACGCTGAACAAAGTGAACGACCATTTTCGGAAGCTGCAGCGCGAGCCGCAGGGAATCGGCGGGAGCGAAGCGCAGCAACGGCTGACGTCGCTCCCCGCCCCGTCGGAGCGCAGCGAAGAGTCGAGCGCCGCAACTCCTCCCGGCAACGAGATTCCCATTGACTCCCCTGCCGAGATCGAGCGCACGTTCGAGCGCAACTTGTTTCGCCGCGGCCTGGATTTGATCCGCTCCGAGTTCGAGCCGCGCACGTGGCAGGCCTTTTGGATGACGGCCGTCGACGGACGCGCCACGGCCGACGTCGCCGCCGATTTAGCAATGACTTCCGGAGCCGTAAGGGTCGCCAAATCACGCGTCCTGCATCGCCTGAGAACCGAACTGGGAGACTTGCGGAAATAA